The following coding sequences lie in one Gorilla gorilla gorilla isolate KB3781 chromosome 5, NHGRI_mGorGor1-v2.1_pri, whole genome shotgun sequence genomic window:
- the MHC-DMB gene encoding HLA class II histocompatibility antigen, DM beta chain isoform X1: MITFLPLLLGLSLGCTGAGGFVAHVESTCLLDDAGTPKDFTYCISFNKDLLTCWDPEENKMAPCEFGVLNSLANVLSQHLNQQDTLMQRLRNGLQNCATHTQPFWGSLTNRTRPPSVQVAKTTPFNTREPVMLACYVWGFYPAEVTITWRKNGKLVMPHSSAHKTAQPNGDWTYQTLSHLALTPSYGDTYTCVVEHIGAPEPILRDWTPGLSPMQTLKVSVSAVTLGLGLIIFSLGVISWRRAGHSSYTPLPGSNYSEGWHIS; encoded by the exons GTGGCTTCGTGGCCCACGTGGAAAGCACCTGTCTGTTGGATGATGCTGGGACTCCAAAGGATTTCACATACTGCATCTCCTTCAACAAGGATCTGCTGACCTGCTGGGATCCAGAGGAGAATAAGATGGCCCCTTGCGAATTTGGGGTGCTGAATAGCTTGGCGAATGTCCTCTCACAGCACCTCAACCAACAAGACACCCTGATGCAGCGCTTGCGCAATGGGCTTCAGAATTGTGCCACACACACCCAGCCCTTCTGGGGATCACTGACCAACAGGACAC GGCCACCATCTGTGCAAGTAGCCAAAACCACTCCTTTTAACACGAGGGAGCCTGTGATGCTGGCCTGCTATGTGTGGGGCTTCTATCCAGCAGAAGTGACTATCACGTGGAGGAAGAACGGGAAGCTTGTCATGCCTCACAGCAGTGCACACAAGACTGCCCAGCCCAATGGAGACTGGACATACCAGACCCTCTCCCATTTAGCCTTAACCCCCTCTTATGGGGACACTTACACCTGTGTGGTAGAGCACATTGGGGCTCCTGAGCCCATCCTTCGGGACTGGA CACCTGGGCTGTCCCCCATGCAGACCCTGAAGGTTTCTGTGTCTGCAGTGACTCTGGGCCTGGGCCTCATCATCTTCTCTCTTGGTGTGATCAGCTGGCGGAGAGCTGGCCACTCTA GTTACACTCCTCTTCCTGGGTCCAATTATTCAGAAG GATGGCACATTTCCTAG
- the MHC-DMB gene encoding HLA class II histocompatibility antigen, DM beta chain isoform X2: MITFLPLLLGLSLGCTGAGGFVAHVESTCLLDDAGTPKDFTYCISFNKDLLTCWDPEENKMAPCEFGVLNSLANVLSQHLNQQDTLMQRLRNGLQNCATHTQPFWGSLTNRTRPPSVQVAKTTPFNTREPVMLACYVWGFYPAEVTITWRKNGKLVMPHSSAHKTAQPNGDWTYQTLSHLALTPSYGDTYTCVVEHIGAPEPILRDWTPGLSPMQTLKVSVSAVTLGLGLIIFSLGVISWRRAGHSRWHIS, from the exons GTGGCTTCGTGGCCCACGTGGAAAGCACCTGTCTGTTGGATGATGCTGGGACTCCAAAGGATTTCACATACTGCATCTCCTTCAACAAGGATCTGCTGACCTGCTGGGATCCAGAGGAGAATAAGATGGCCCCTTGCGAATTTGGGGTGCTGAATAGCTTGGCGAATGTCCTCTCACAGCACCTCAACCAACAAGACACCCTGATGCAGCGCTTGCGCAATGGGCTTCAGAATTGTGCCACACACACCCAGCCCTTCTGGGGATCACTGACCAACAGGACAC GGCCACCATCTGTGCAAGTAGCCAAAACCACTCCTTTTAACACGAGGGAGCCTGTGATGCTGGCCTGCTATGTGTGGGGCTTCTATCCAGCAGAAGTGACTATCACGTGGAGGAAGAACGGGAAGCTTGTCATGCCTCACAGCAGTGCACACAAGACTGCCCAGCCCAATGGAGACTGGACATACCAGACCCTCTCCCATTTAGCCTTAACCCCCTCTTATGGGGACACTTACACCTGTGTGGTAGAGCACATTGGGGCTCCTGAGCCCATCCTTCGGGACTGGA CACCTGGGCTGTCCCCCATGCAGACCCTGAAGGTTTCTGTGTCTGCAGTGACTCTGGGCCTGGGCCTCATCATCTTCTCTCTTGGTGTGATCAGCTGGCGGAGAGCTGGCCACTCTA GATGGCACATTTCCTAG